Part of the Candidatus Poribacteria bacterium genome, AGATGGGTTAGCGTTGGTGGGTTTCCACCGCGCCCCGTATTCTCTACAGGTCGATTCATGTAATCCCACGTCCGTCCGTTATCATCTGAAGCGTAGAGATCAATCCAGTTCTGCCGTTCTTCCCAGTCAGTAATCGTATGACCACCGCCTCGGCACCGAACCGCGACCAGAATCTTTGAATCAGACAACCGAACGCTTGCTGGCATAATCGCGAACCCCTCAGGCTCCGGTCCGATCTGAGACAACAATGAAAAGGATTCACTCCCATCGGTGGTTTTCGCACAGAATATCAAACCCTCCTCACCGTCCGCTTTCGATGCCGTGAGGAACAACAAACATTCTTCTGAACTCGAGACGAGATAATCCGTCCGAGCGGCGATACCGGTATAATCAAACATCGGAAGCCGATAGGGACCCTTCCAACTCTGACACCTGTCTAAAGAGGTGTAAAACCATGAGTACGATCCCGCTCTCAGTCCGGCTCGGCTGCACATCATCGCAAAATCCGGGTGCGTAAAATCGATGCGCGGGGGTGTGTCAAACGAAACCTCCGCTGTTGACCTATGCTGCTCTTCTACATGTTCGTCTGCAGAAAGCGTGCCCCTTGCGGGCAACCGACACGGTGTTTCTGAAACACTCCATGTTTCACCGCCATCATAACTTCGTGCCTGCATTCCGACAAACGGTTTATCGCGGTCACGGCGATGGAACCCTGCATCCGATTTGTGATAGCCAACCGTGAATCCGACAACGATTTCGTTGCCCCATGCCCAAATACCGTAATTCGCTGGCCAACCGGCGTAGCGCCCCGGTTCTCGATAGATTGTAACCTGTTGCATCCTTGTTTCTATTCTCCCATCTTTTGAACGTAGGTGTGTGAACCCTGTCTCAGTCAATTTCTGCACAGTATAGCACTAACACGGCTTTTTCTCTATGGAAAACTTGACTTTTTTCAGCACTACGGTTAAAATTTATAGTGGAGTTAACGTGAGTTTGACATAAGCGTATCGTTGGAAACCTGTCTCATTCTCACAGGGACCCCAGTGGATTGTCGGGTTTCGCTATGTTTATTTTTCTCAATGTGCCCTGAAAACGGAGACGTTTGTGGCGAAACTGAAGGCTTCTGGTTCTTCATCGCTCTACCCGACCTACGGGGTCTCTACGGTTAAAATTTATAGTAAAGTTTGGGCAATCTTAAGAAAGATACACATTTCGCCCCGCTGGGGCTGCCCTTTGGAACATAGATGTTTCTTTTTTTCCGAGCTGCGTTTGGGTCAGAAACTTTCAGAAAAACCAGAAATACTTTGGAAAACTGGGTATGAAGTCGACAGAAATTGTCCAAACTATAGTATAATTCAAGAAAAGTTTCTAATTTATTGCTCTTAACCCAAATTATAGCCTGCATTCTCACTGTGAAGCAGACGCAGGCGGATATACGGAATAGAACATGAGACCCCTGAAGAAACGCCCAAGCAAAAACACCCACCTCAACGAACTGCAAGGTAAAATTAAAAAGATAATTGTAATTATCTTTTTCCTCTGTTTGCCGCTATCTGGAATTATTGCCGAAAAATCCGGTGACCACAGTGCATACGTCCAACACGTAGAGCAGGGGCTCCTTTCCATGTTTCAAGGCGACAATCTGCAAGCTATCTCCGAGTTTGAAGCCGCACTCACGATTGAACCCGATCATTACGAAATCTTGCACTACCTCGGCATGGCAAACGCCCAAGTGGAATTCTGGAACAAATCCGTTGAAAACTACCAACGCTCCTTAGCACTGATGCCTGACAACATCGAAGGGCTCTACTCGCTTGGTGTTGCCTATTTCAGGCTTGATCAGTGGACAGATGCCGTGCCAAGTCTCCAACGGGTCATAGAGCTTTCACCGCAACACGCACGCGGGTATGAAATGCTCGGTAAATCACTCGTAAAACTCCGTCGCTACGCCGAAGCCGTTCCGATCCTGACAAAGGCACTTACGCTGACACCACATACCGCAGGTCTCTATTATGAACGCGGCACGGCGCATCTCAATCTAAATGCATACCCCGAAGCGATAGAGAACTTCAAACTGGCAATAACGCATGGTCCAACAGGTTATGCTGAGCCACACTACGGACTCGGCACGGCGTATTTTCGATCAGGCGACCGGGAGAAAAGCAGAGCGGAAATGCAAATCTATCAGCGGCTTCAAAAGGAATTCGCTGAATACGAACGCCTCACCCGTCTCACGCGAGCGGAGCCGAACAACCTTGAAGCATGGACGGAATTAGCCACCCTTCTCATGAACCAAAAAAACTATGCCAAGGCAGTCTCAGTCTTTCAGAAATGCATTGAACTCGCACCCAATAATGCCCACTTCTATCATGGACTGAGCCGTGCCTTCATGAGTCTTAACTATCCTAAACATGCCGCGGAAGCCGCCAGAAAAGCCGTCCAACTGATGCCGAACCAAGCGATTCTCTACAACACCCTCGGTAGCACTTACGCCATGCAAGGCGAATCGCAAAAGGCACTGGATGCATTCCGAAAAGCCGTCGAACTCGATAGCGACGAGCCTCACTACCACCTCAATCTTTCAAGAATCTATCAGGGCATCGGCAACCAAAAACTCGCGCAGGAGCATCATCGCATCTATGAATATCTTTTGTCCAAACAGAAGTAGGGGGTTTTTGCTTTGGTATTTCCCCAAGGTCGCCTTACCCCTACGGATCGGTATTACAGCACAAGGTCTGCTTCTCGTGCTCCTCAGCGTTGGTATCAGTTTTGGCGTATCCGCGGAGGATACAGAGAATCTCATATTTGTCTCTGCAGGCACCTTTACGATGGGAAGCGACACCCGCGCCGCTGATGAAAAGCCGATGCATAAAGTCTACCTCGATGCCTATTACATCAGTAAATATGAGGTTACGAACGCCGAGTACTACGAATTTTGGAAACGGCAATTAGAGACGGCATCTCCTGGAGAAACACCGCACCACACCCCGGAAAACTTCGCACATCTCCCACAGATTGGCGATTGGCC contains:
- a CDS encoding tetratricopeptide repeat protein → MRPLKKRPSKNTHLNELQGKIKKIIVIIFFLCLPLSGIIAEKSGDHSAYVQHVEQGLLSMFQGDNLQAISEFEAALTIEPDHYEILHYLGMANAQVEFWNKSVENYQRSLALMPDNIEGLYSLGVAYFRLDQWTDAVPSLQRVIELSPQHARGYEMLGKSLVKLRRYAEAVPILTKALTLTPHTAGLYYERGTAHLNLNAYPEAIENFKLAITHGPTGYAEPHYGLGTAYFRSGDREKSRAEMQIYQRLQKEFAEYERLTRLTRAEPNNLEAWTELATLLMNQKNYAKAVSVFQKCIELAPNNAHFYHGLSRAFMSLNYPKHAAEAARKAVQLMPNQAILYNTLGSTYAMQGESQKALDAFRKAVELDSDEPHYHLNLSRIYQGIGNQKLAQEHHRIYEYLLSKQK
- a CDS encoding exo-alpha-sialidase — encoded protein: MQQVTIYREPGRYAGWPANYGIWAWGNEIVVGFTVGYHKSDAGFHRRDRDKPFVGMQARSYDGGETWSVSETPCRLPARGTLSADEHVEEQHRSTAEVSFDTPPRIDFTHPDFAMMCSRAGLRAGSYSWFYTSLDRCQSWKGPYRLPMFDYTGIAARTDYLVSSSEECLLFLTASKADGEEGLIFCAKTTDGSESFSLLSQIGPEPEGFAIMPASVRLSDSKILVAVRCRGGGHTITDWEERQNWIDLYASDDNGRTWDYMNRPVENTGRGGNPPTLTHLHDGRLCLIYGYRDAPHRICAKLSSDAGETWGEEIVLRDNGGDPDIGYPRTVQRPDGTIVTAYYFDEEPDGDRFIEATLWKP